A region of Heptranchias perlo isolate sHepPer1 unplaced genomic scaffold, sHepPer1.hap1 HAP1_SCAFFOLD_118, whole genome shotgun sequence DNA encodes the following proteins:
- the LOC137308054 gene encoding zinc finger protein 239-like: MGSSKQTPRLDASERLDPTGAESGRPAPGGSGQLHPCQACGRAFSRPSNLAKHRCGRRAGGPGAGAAHRCADCGRGFGYPSQLEAHRRAHTGERPFACPPCGKAFTRLSSLLAHRQAHAGEKPFACSLCGKGFTRSFSLLAHRQCLHPGRQAVHVCPVCGKGFSQAFHLLTHQRVHTGERPFGCPVCGKGFTQSSSLLTHQRVHTGERPFRCPDCSKCFTQSCSLLRHRRIHT; the protein is encoded by the coding sequence ATGGGAAGCTCGAAGCAGACGCCGCGTCTGGACGCGTCGGAGCGCCTGGACCCGACGGGAGCGGAGTCTGGCCGGCCGGCGCCCGGGGGCTCGGGGCAGCTCCACCCCTGCCAAGCCTGCGGCCGGGCCTTCAGCCGCCCCTCCAACCTGGCCAAGCACCGGTGCGGGCGCCGGGCGGGGGGGCCGGGCGCGGGCGCGGCCCACCGCTGCGCCGACTGCGGCCGAGGCTTCGGCTACCCGTCCCAGCTGGAGGCCCACCGGCGGgcgcacaccggggagaggcccttCGCCTGCCCGCCCTGCGGCAAGGCTTTCACCCGCCTCTCCAGCCTGCTGGCCCACCGCCAGGCCCACGCCGGGGAGAAGCCCTTCGCCTGCTCTCTGTGCGGCAAGGGCTTCACCCGCTCCTTCAGCCTGCTGGCCCACCGCCAGTGCCTCCACCCCGGGCGCCAGGCCGTGCACGTCTGCCCCGTCTGCGGCAAGGGCTTCTCCCAGGCCTTCCACCTGCTGACCCACCAGCGGGTCCACACGGGCGAGAGGCCCTTCGGGTGCCCCGTCTGCGGCAAGGGCTTCACCCAGTCCTCCAGCCTGCTGACCCACCAGCGGGTCCACACGGGCGAGAGGCCCTTCAGGTGCCCCGACTGCAGCAAATGCTTCACCCAGTCCTGCAGCCTCCTGAGGCACCGGCGGATCCACAcctga